One Solibacillus isronensis genomic region harbors:
- a CDS encoding xylose ABC transporter ATP-binding protein encodes MTEYVLEMKGITKEFPSVKALDNVTFSVRKGEIHALCGENGAGKSTLMKVLSGVYPAGTYSGKILIKGKEASFKNIKESQDAGVAIIYQELALVGGMTIAENLFLGHDLMRSAVINWNEIYKKSKVALEKVGLDLDPQMKVSELTVGKQQLLEIAKALTKETDILILDEPTAALTESDVAVLIKLLNELRKQGVTCIYISHKLGEVMELADSVTILRDGQTISTNSIEYLTEEMIITKMVGRELTELFPYEVHEISDENVLHVENYTSYNKSGKKVVSNINFNVKKGEIVGFSGLMGAGRSELFISLFGGMPGKKEGTVKLNDKTVTIKSPADAIKEGFAYVSEDRKRYGLVLGMDIAKNTTLIALNKVMKLNVISQALEVRAAEEITTKMKLKAPNLDIEVGKLSGGNQQKVVLSKWIMNNPKLLILDEPTRGIDVGAKYEIYKIMNELVQQGVGIVLISSELPEVLGMSDRILVMCEGEITGEFAREEATQEKVMMCATGGKKRD; translated from the coding sequence ATGACTGAATATGTTTTAGAAATGAAAGGAATAACAAAAGAGTTTCCAAGTGTTAAGGCTCTGGACAATGTTACTTTTTCAGTCCGAAAAGGTGAAATCCATGCCTTATGTGGTGAAAATGGTGCAGGAAAGTCGACCTTAATGAAAGTATTAAGCGGCGTTTATCCGGCGGGCACATACAGTGGGAAAATTTTAATCAAAGGCAAAGAAGCAAGTTTCAAAAATATTAAAGAATCACAAGATGCAGGAGTGGCAATTATTTATCAGGAACTGGCATTGGTTGGTGGAATGACGATTGCTGAAAATTTATTTTTAGGACATGATTTAATGCGCTCGGCCGTTATTAATTGGAATGAAATTTATAAAAAGTCGAAGGTAGCACTTGAAAAGGTTGGTTTAGATCTGGATCCACAAATGAAGGTATCCGAATTAACGGTAGGAAAGCAGCAACTTCTGGAAATTGCAAAAGCTCTGACGAAGGAAACGGATATTCTAATCTTAGATGAGCCGACAGCTGCTCTTACAGAAAGTGATGTAGCTGTTTTAATTAAATTGTTAAATGAACTTCGAAAACAAGGTGTAACATGCATATACATTTCGCACAAATTAGGAGAAGTAATGGAGCTGGCTGATTCTGTAACAATTTTACGTGATGGTCAGACAATCTCAACGAACTCCATCGAGTATCTCACTGAGGAAATGATCATTACAAAGATGGTTGGTCGTGAACTGACGGAGTTATTCCCTTATGAGGTGCATGAAATTAGTGATGAAAATGTATTACATGTAGAAAACTACACTTCATACAATAAATCGGGAAAAAAAGTTGTATCTAATATAAATTTCAATGTTAAAAAGGGTGAAATTGTAGGGTTTTCCGGCTTGATGGGAGCAGGTCGCTCAGAGCTGTTTATTAGTTTGTTTGGCGGAATGCCTGGTAAAAAAGAAGGTACGGTCAAATTAAATGATAAAACCGTAACAATTAAATCACCAGCGGATGCTATTAAAGAGGGATTTGCTTATGTATCGGAAGATCGTAAGCGATACGGTCTAGTACTAGGAATGGATATCGCAAAAAATACGACACTGATTGCATTAAACAAGGTGATGAAACTAAATGTGATTAGCCAAGCACTTGAAGTAAGAGCAGCAGAAGAGATTACAACCAAGATGAAATTAAAAGCACCTAATCTAGACATAGAGGTAGGAAAGCTAAGTGGAGGAAACCAGCAAAAGGTTGTTTTGAGTAAGTGGATTATGAATAATCCAAAACTATTAATCTTAGATGAGCCTACTAGAGGGATTGATGTTGGTGCTAAATATGAAATTTACAAAATTATGAATGAGCTTGTCCAACAAGGTGTAGGGATTGTACTAATTTCATCTGAGCTGCCTGAAGTTTTAGGAATGTCAGATCGAATTCTTGTTATGTGTGAAGGGGAGATTACGGGAGAATTTGCAAGAGAAGAAGCAACACAGGAAAAAGTAATGATGTGTGCAACTGGAGGGAAAAAACGTGATTAA
- a CDS encoding sugar ABC transporter permease, translated as MINEQTIKKESKLSFKFDLQSYTLIIALIFIAIIFTFFTGGEFLSSRNISNLFTQMSIIAVLAVGMTLVIVAGHIDLSVGSIVGVTGGIAAMLQVWQGWSTPVVVLAAIIIGGLIGLWQGWWVAYRAVPAFIVTLGGMLIFRGVLIGLSDGQTISSLNPSFKQIGNSYLPFIPGYIIAAIAVILMIAFTVNSRRKRKEMGLLLLPSVIDYGKVTVYSVVLVVITYMLNRYLGIPIPFLIVAVIALVFMFITTKTAFGRRIYAIGGNPEAAALSGINIKRNTLYVFVSMGALAGVAGVLLTARLNAATVSAGNSYELDAIAACVIGGTSLMGGKGKIYGAIIGALIMASIDNGMSMMNIGAYWQYIVKGLILILAVWVDIISKNK; from the coding sequence GTGATTAATGAACAGACAATCAAAAAAGAAAGTAAATTATCCTTCAAATTCGATTTACAATCCTATACCTTAATTATTGCTTTAATTTTTATTGCTATTATTTTCACATTTTTTACTGGAGGGGAATTCTTATCTTCTCGTAATATATCCAATTTATTTACCCAAATGTCGATCATAGCTGTACTTGCGGTAGGAATGACATTGGTAATTGTGGCAGGACACATTGATTTATCGGTAGGTTCGATTGTAGGGGTTACAGGTGGAATTGCCGCAATGCTGCAAGTTTGGCAAGGATGGAGTACACCGGTTGTTGTACTCGCAGCAATTATAATTGGAGGTTTAATTGGGTTATGGCAAGGATGGTGGGTCGCATACCGAGCAGTACCCGCATTTATTGTTACGCTTGGGGGGATGTTGATATTCCGAGGGGTTCTAATCGGTTTATCGGATGGTCAAACGATTTCATCATTAAACCCAAGTTTCAAACAAATCGGAAACAGTTACTTACCATTTATACCAGGTTATATTATAGCTGCTATAGCCGTTATTTTAATGATAGCTTTCACGGTAAATAGTCGTAGAAAGCGTAAGGAAATGGGCTTATTATTATTGCCTTCTGTAATCGATTATGGAAAAGTGACAGTTTATTCTGTTGTTCTAGTAGTCATTACGTATATGTTGAATCGTTATTTAGGTATTCCAATCCCGTTTTTAATTGTAGCGGTAATTGCGCTTGTTTTCATGTTCATTACAACAAAAACAGCATTTGGACGCCGGATTTATGCAATAGGCGGCAACCCGGAAGCAGCAGCATTATCGGGAATAAATATTAAACGAAATACGCTATATGTATTCGTCAGCATGGGTGCTTTAGCTGGAGTAGCAGGTGTGTTATTAACAGCACGTTTAAATGCAGCAACAGTATCTGCCGGGAACAGTTATGAATTGGATGCCATCGCAGCCTGCGTAATTGGCGGTACATCTTTAATGGGCGGTAAAGGGAAGATCTATGGTGCGATTATCGGTGCACTCATTATGGCAAGTATTGATAACGGAATGTCGATGATGAATATCGGCGCTTACTGGCAGTATATCGTAAAAGGTTTGATTTTAATTTTGGCGGTATGGGTTGACATCATTTCTAAAAACAAATGA
- the xylA gene encoding xylose isomerase, giving the protein MSYFSNISAIKYEGPKSTSDLAFKYYNPEEVVGGKTMEETLRFGVAYWHTFTYDGGDPFGAGNMERSWDKFSGMDLAKARLEASFEFYEKLNVPFFCFHDVDVAPEGQSLAETNKNLDEIIDMMEKYMATSKTKLLWNTANMFSNPRFVHGAATSPNADVFAYSAAKVKKGLEVAKRLGAENYVFWGGREGYETLLNTNMKLEQDNLGMFLNMAVDYAKEIGYEGQFLIEPKPKEPTKHQYDFDVATGIGFLRTYGLENKFKFNIEANHATLAGHTFEHELHTARINGMLGSVDANQGDTLLGWDTDEFPTDLYTNTLAMYEILKNGGLGKGGLNFDAKVRRGSFEQDDLFYAHIAGMDSFAVGLKVAHKLLEDGVLENFVDNRYSSYNEGIGKQIVDGTVGFKQLEEYALGLGDVKNSSGRTEKLKMIINQYILNVIAE; this is encoded by the coding sequence ATGTCATATTTCAGCAATATCTCAGCAATCAAGTATGAAGGACCAAAATCAACAAGTGATTTAGCATTTAAATACTACAATCCAGAGGAAGTTGTTGGCGGGAAAACGATGGAGGAAACTTTACGTTTTGGAGTAGCCTATTGGCATACATTTACGTATGATGGCGGAGATCCGTTTGGTGCAGGAAATATGGAGCGGTCATGGGACAAATTTTCCGGCATGGACCTAGCAAAGGCACGTTTAGAAGCTTCATTTGAATTTTATGAAAAGTTAAATGTGCCATTTTTCTGCTTCCATGATGTAGACGTTGCACCGGAAGGCCAGTCATTGGCGGAAACGAATAAAAACCTGGATGAAATTATAGACATGATGGAAAAATACATGGCTACATCAAAAACTAAGCTCCTATGGAATACAGCCAATATGTTTTCAAACCCACGCTTTGTTCACGGTGCTGCGACTTCACCTAATGCAGATGTTTTTGCCTATTCGGCTGCGAAAGTGAAAAAGGGCTTGGAAGTAGCAAAGCGTTTAGGTGCTGAAAATTATGTCTTCTGGGGTGGTCGTGAAGGCTATGAAACACTGCTTAATACAAATATGAAGTTAGAGCAAGATAATCTTGGTATGTTCTTGAACATGGCGGTAGATTATGCAAAAGAAATTGGTTATGAAGGTCAATTCTTGATTGAACCAAAGCCAAAAGAGCCGACAAAACACCAATATGACTTCGATGTAGCAACAGGGATTGGTTTCTTGCGTACGTACGGATTAGAAAACAAGTTCAAATTCAATATAGAAGCAAACCATGCAACATTAGCCGGGCATACATTTGAGCATGAGTTACATACAGCACGTATTAACGGGATGCTGGGCTCAGTGGATGCCAACCAGGGCGATACATTACTTGGATGGGATACGGATGAATTCCCTACAGACCTTTACACAAACACGTTAGCAATGTATGAAATTTTGAAAAATGGCGGCCTCGGAAAGGGCGGTTTGAACTTTGATGCAAAAGTACGCCGTGGATCATTTGAGCAGGATGATTTGTTTTATGCACATATAGCGGGAATGGACTCATTTGCTGTCGGACTGAAGGTTGCCCACAAGCTATTGGAAGATGGTGTGTTGGAAAACTTCGTAGATAATCGTTATAGCAGTTATAACGAAGGCATCGGCAAACAAATTGTTGATGGGACTGTCGGCTTCAAGCAGTTGGAAGAATATGCTTTAGGGCTTGGGGACGTTAAAAACAGCTCTGGTCGCACAGAAAAATTGAAAATGATTATAAATCAGTACATTTTAAATGTTATAGCTGAATAA